A single Oncorhynchus kisutch isolate 150728-3 linkage group LG19, Okis_V2, whole genome shotgun sequence DNA region contains:
- the LOC109864567 gene encoding carbohydrate sulfotransferase 11-like, with protein MNLSLSLPQSEFSSAAILHQARRDHVAESCRAQSASSRKRRVLTPGDLKHLVVDEEHELIYCYVPKVACSNWKRVMMVLTGRGKYSDPMEIPSNEAHVPSNLKYLNQYSIAEINHRLKSYLKFLFVREPFERLVSAYRNKFTLKYNSSFHRRFGTKIVRRYRKDATQEALLNGADVKFQEFAEYLVDPATQRDGPLNEHWQTVYQLCHPCHIHYDLVGKYETLEEDANYVLRLAGVGESLRFPTYAKSTRTTDSMTAQFFSNISSQQHSQLFQLYKLDFLMFNYSMPSYLRLD; from the exons atgaatctctctctctctctcccccagtctgaGTTTTCCAGTGCCGCCATTCTCCACCAGGCCAGGAGAGACCATGTAGCTGAGTCATGTCGGGCCCAGAGTGCATCCAGCCGCAAGCGCAGGGTCCTGACCCCCGGTGACCTCAAACACCTGGTGGTGGATGAGGAGCATGAGCTCATCTACTGCTATGTCCCCAAGGTGGCCTGCAGCAACTGGAAACGTGTCATGATGGTCCTCACGGGACGCGGCAAGTACAG TGACCCTATGGAGATCCCTTCCAACGAGGCCCACGTCCCGTCCAACCTGAAATATCTGAACCAGTACAGCATCGCTGAAATCAACCACCGCCTCAAGAGCTACCTCAAGTTCCTGTTCGTCCGGGAGCCCTTCGAGAGGCTCGTCTCCGCTTACCGCAACAAGTTCACCCTCAAGTACAACTCCTCCTTCCACCGCCGCTTCGGCACCAAGATCGTCCGCCGCTACCGCAAGGACGCCACGCAGGAGGCGCTGCTCAACGGCGCCGACGTCAAGTTCCAGGAGTTCGCCGAGTATCTTGTCGACCCGGCCACCCAACGCGACGGCCCGCTCAACGAGCACTGGCAGACGGTGTACCAGTTGTGCCACCCCTGTCACATCCACTATGACCTGGTGGGCAAGTACGAAACCCTGGAGGAAGACGCCAACTACGTTCTGCGGCTGGCGGGGGTGGGCGAGTCGCTGCGCTTCCCGACCTACGCCAAGTCCACCCGCACCACAGACAGCATGACGGCCCAGTTCTTCAGCAACATCAGCTCCCAGCAGCACAGCCAGCTCTTCCAGCTGTATAAATTGGACTTCCTCATGTTCAACTATTCCATGCCAAGCTATCTGCGACTGGACTAA